GGCAGGTGCGTGGCCCGAACGCCCCCAACCTCGACCACGTGGCTCGCCAGCTCTACCCCGAACTGGGCGAGGAGAAGTCGGCAGAAGGCCCCCAAAGCCACCCGGACCGCCGTTTCCCGAGCGCTGGCCCTTTCGAGCACGTTGCGCAGGTCCCCGTGGCGATATTTGAACCAGCCGGGAAAATCGGCATGACCCGGGCGAGGTGCGACAAGGGGTTCGTAGCCCGCAGGTGGGGCCCACGGGTCCATCAGGCTTTCCCAATTGGGCCAGTCGCGGTTCCAGATGAGAAGGGCAATGGGGCTACCCAGGGTTTTCCCAAACCGAACCCCGGAGAGCACCTCAACCTGATCGCGCTCGATCTTCATGCGGCCCCCTCGACCGTAACCGAGCTGACGCCTCGCCAGCTGCCGGTCAATATCCTCCTTCCGGACGGGAACGTTGGCCGGAAATCCCTCGAGGATTCCCACCAGCGCCCTGCCATGGGATTCGCCTGCGGTAAGCATCTGTAGCTTGGCGGGCATCTTTCACCCCGTCTCATTCGCGGTGTCTTCAGCCGTTGTTTCCCGGCGGTCAGCTATTCCGGCAGTTCCTTTTCGAGCTGGTGCCTAACCTCACGGATCAGATCGGGGTCCTCCGGGATTTCCCGACCGAACCAGAAGGCCAGGGATCCAAGGGCCTGGTAGATCAGCATATCCAGGCCACCCTGCGTGGCTGCTCCGTCCCGCTCGGCTTGCCGCAGAAAAAGGGTGCGGACAGGATTGTACACGAGGTCATAGGCCAGTGCACCTCGGGGCAAGTGCACGTGCTCGGGTAGCACGGACTTCCCATGCTCGGGCCACATGCCGACGGACGTCGCGTTTACGATGAGATCGGCCTCTAAGAGGCGATCCAGATCCTCGTATCGCATGGGATACGCTTCCAAAAGGACGCCCGGAAACAGGGGCGCCAGGGTATCGACAAGCGCCGTAGCTCGATGGAGGCTTCGGTTCACAATCCGGATCACACGGGCACCTGCCGTCGCGCAGGCATAGGCAACGGCTCGCGCCGCACCGCCTGCTCCGATCACGGCTACGGCTTTCCTTTGTAGCTCGAAGCCCTGGGCCTCCAGAGGACGGAGGAAGCCAATCGGATCCGTCGTGGTCCCCAGGATGCTCCCGTTCCGGAAGGCAAGGGTGTTGACCACTCCGAGGGCTTGAGCTTCCGCGGAAAGGTCGTCGCACAGACGGGCGGCACGTTCCTTGTGCGGCACGGTGACATTGAGTCCGACAAACCCCAGAGCCGCCGCGCCGCGAATGGCTGGTTCAAGGGCTTCTTCGGGCACCTCGAAGGCATGGTAGCAAGCGTCGATCCCCAGAAGCTCAAACAAGATTCTCTGGAGCTGGGGCGAGAGGGAGTGGCGCACCGGATAGCCTACCACTCCCAGGCTACGGGTTTGGGCGGTCACTCTGTGCTCAGGCACGCAGCGCCTCGATCTGCTCGAAAAAATCCGGGAATGACACCGCTACGCATTCCGCGCCGCGAATGGTGCTTTCTCCCGAGGCCAGCAGGGCGGCCACCGTCATGGCCATGGCGATCCGATGATCTCCAAAGCTGTCCAGCTCCGCTCCCTGGAGCGCGTGTCCCCCCTCGATGATCCAGCCATCGGGAGTCTCCTCGATCTTCGCACCCATACGCCGCAGATTGGTCACCACGGATCGAATGCGGTCGGATTCCTTGGTGCGGAGTTCGGCCGCCCCGGAAAGGCGAGCGCTTCCGGAGCCCACGGCGCACAGCACCCCGAGGATGGGCAGCTCATCGATGAGAAGCGGTACCAGAGATTCTCCGATATCGATGGCTTGCAGCCGGCCGTCGCCTCGGACGGTGACGTCCGCCACGGGCTCGCCCCCCCAGAGGCGGACGTTCTCGACGCGCACATCAACTCTCATCGATCGCAACACGTCCAGGATGACCGCCCGGGTGGGGTT
This genomic stretch from candidate division KSB1 bacterium harbors:
- the aroE gene encoding shikimate dehydrogenase; amino-acid sequence: MPEHRVTAQTRSLGVVGYPVRHSLSPQLQRILFELLGIDACYHAFEVPEEALEPAIRGAAALGFVGLNVTVPHKERAARLCDDLSAEAQALGVVNTLAFRNGSILGTTTDPIGFLRPLEAQGFELQRKAVAVIGAGGAARAVAYACATAGARVIRIVNRSLHRATALVDTLAPLFPGVLLEAYPMRYEDLDRLLEADLIVNATSVGMWPEHGKSVLPEHVHLPRGALAYDLVYNPVRTLFLRQAERDGAATQGGLDMLIYQALGSLAFWFGREIPEDPDLIREVRHQLEKELPE